A region of Plantactinospora sp. BC1 DNA encodes the following proteins:
- a CDS encoding SAM-dependent methyltransferase, producing the protein MSTSGEEGSSGAAESSRPKIDSEVPQTARVWNYWLGGKDNYPVDRALGDEIAEAFPIIVEIARADRAVLNRVVRYLAGEAGVRQFLDVGTGLPTANNTHEVAQAVAPQARIVYVDYDPLVLVHARALLTSGPEGATDYIDADIRDTETILREAGRTLDLSQPVAVILSGILAHLPSVEEARAVVRRLMDALPAGSYLVAVDGADTNPELNDVMNIWNQSANPPYAMRTPEEIASYFEGLELVEPGLVDVTRWRPEPSPAGPPRPLDNLVGVGRKP; encoded by the coding sequence ATTTCCACGTCCGGCGAGGAAGGCAGCTCCGGCGCGGCGGAGTCGTCCAGGCCGAAGATCGACTCCGAGGTTCCGCAGACGGCCCGGGTCTGGAACTACTGGCTCGGCGGCAAGGACAACTACCCCGTCGACCGGGCGCTCGGCGACGAGATCGCCGAGGCGTTCCCGATCATCGTCGAGATCGCGCGTGCCGACCGCGCCGTGCTGAACCGGGTGGTCCGCTACCTCGCCGGTGAGGCCGGGGTCCGGCAGTTCCTGGACGTCGGCACCGGTCTGCCCACCGCCAACAACACGCACGAGGTGGCCCAGGCGGTGGCCCCGCAGGCCCGGATCGTCTACGTCGACTACGACCCGCTCGTGCTCGTGCACGCCCGGGCCCTGCTGACCAGCGGGCCGGAGGGCGCCACGGACTACATCGACGCCGACATCCGGGACACCGAGACGATCCTGCGGGAGGCGGGTCGCACCCTCGACCTCAGCCAGCCGGTCGCGGTCATCCTCTCCGGGATCCTGGCCCACCTGCCCAGCGTCGAGGAGGCGCGTGCGGTCGTACGCCGGCTGATGGACGCCCTGCCCGCCGGGAGCTATCTGGTGGCCGTGGACGGTGCCGACACCAACCCGGAACTCAACGACGTGATGAATATCTGGAACCAGTCGGCCAACCCGCCCTACGCGATGCGTACCCCGGAGGAGATCGCCAGCTACTTCGAGGGGCTGGAGCTGGTCGAGCCGGGGCTGGTCGACGTCACCCGGTGGCGGCCCGAGCCCAGCCCGGCCGGCCCACCGCGCCCGCTGGACAACCTCGTCGGGGTCGGCCGCAAGCCCTGA
- a CDS encoding acyltransferase family protein, producing the protein MSSEPYPPAARPGAVPSRPRQRWADVAKGACIALVVLWHVIVKHYLRIEWHLGVPLPGVWGTLGEQLLPLRMPLFFTISGLFAANAVDRPWRRVGRSRIARFLYLYAGWLLIHTLLLAAAPDFPTDRAGSVTGLLAQLTVSPSNLWYLYALALYFAVAKLARRVPVPVLLAAAAGLSAASTAGLLATAGNRGGVYQNLVFFLGGLHLRPYLSRWVATATRRRLLLTAAGYLAALAGMAWTGAQGWPGVWLLVSVAAVAFGLTAAARLARWRRLGDPLAALGRRTLPVYVLHLPLLALADRVLHGPLSGLGRSGQFALALGYPILLTSALLALTLALHRGLLLLRAGWMFDLPAPRPAGRRRRPRSLWRDGEVPRDRSGPDGGQVEPERRLADAVPPGWRG; encoded by the coding sequence GTGAGTTCCGAGCCCTACCCGCCAGCCGCCCGTCCGGGCGCCGTCCCGTCGCGGCCCCGGCAGCGCTGGGCCGACGTCGCCAAGGGCGCCTGCATCGCCCTCGTGGTGCTCTGGCACGTCATCGTCAAGCACTACCTGCGGATCGAGTGGCATCTCGGCGTACCGCTGCCCGGGGTGTGGGGGACGCTGGGCGAGCAGTTGCTGCCGTTGCGGATGCCGCTCTTCTTCACCATCTCCGGACTCTTCGCGGCGAACGCCGTCGACCGGCCGTGGCGCCGGGTCGGCCGGTCCCGGATCGCCCGGTTCCTCTACCTGTACGCCGGATGGCTGCTGATCCACACCCTGCTGCTCGCCGCCGCGCCGGACTTCCCGACCGACCGGGCCGGCTCGGTCACCGGCCTGCTGGCGCAACTCACCGTCAGCCCGTCCAACCTCTGGTACCTCTACGCCCTCGCGCTCTACTTCGCGGTTGCCAAGCTGGCCCGCCGGGTCCCCGTGCCGGTGCTGCTGGCGGCCGCCGCCGGCCTCTCCGCCGCCAGTACGGCGGGACTGCTCGCCACCGCCGGCAACCGGGGCGGCGTCTACCAGAACCTGGTCTTCTTCCTCGGCGGGCTGCACCTGCGGCCGTACCTGTCACGCTGGGTGGCGACCGCGACCCGGCGCCGCCTGCTGCTCACCGCTGCCGGCTACCTGGCCGCACTGGCCGGGATGGCCTGGACCGGCGCGCAGGGCTGGCCGGGGGTGTGGCTGCTGGTCTCGGTCGCGGCGGTGGCCTTCGGCCTCACCGCCGCCGCCCGGCTGGCCCGGTGGCGCCGGCTCGGCGACCCGCTCGCCGCCCTCGGCCGGCGGACCCTCCCGGTGTACGTCCTGCACCTGCCGCTGCTGGCGCTCGCCGACCGGGTACTGCACGGCCCGCTCTCCGGGCTGGGACGGTCCGGACAGTTCGCGCTGGCGCTCGGCTATCCGATCCTGCTCACCTCGGCCCTGCTCGCCCTGACCCTGGCACTGCACCGGGGACTGCTGCTCCTGCGGGCCGGCTGGATGTTCGACCTGCCGGCGCCCCGCCCCGCCGGCCGTCGGCGTCGCCCCCGGTCACTGTGGCGGGACGGCGAGGTGCCGCGCGATCGCAGCGGCCCCGACGGTGGCCAGGTGGAGCCGGAGAGGCGGCTCGCGGACGCCGTACCGCCGGGGTGGCGCGGATGA
- the alr gene encoding alanine racemase, translating into MSALAEAEVDLAAVAANLGTVAAHAGTALMAVVKADGFGHGAVPVARAALAAGASWLGVTSAGEALALRAAGLTAPVLSWLHRPDDDFGRLIGADVDLGVSTVPHLHSIAEAARRSGRPATVQLKADTGLSRNGANRDDWPELVDWARKYEVEGTVRVRGVWSHLAGAETPEGRGVGRQVAAFEEALRIARAAGLRPDLAHLANSAAALAAPATRYDLCRIGLALYGVDPFGAPGAGVYRLRAAMTLRSTVVNVKRVPAGTGVSYGPDRVTERATTLALLPLGYADGLPRTAEGRAEVWLAGTRRPIVGRIAMDQCVVDAGELPVALGDPVVLFGPARAGFGWPTAAEWAGWARTSPHEILTGIGARVARRYRPARPAAE; encoded by the coding sequence ATGAGCGCGCTGGCCGAGGCCGAGGTCGACCTCGCGGCCGTCGCGGCCAACCTGGGTACGGTCGCGGCGCACGCCGGTACCGCGCTGATGGCGGTGGTCAAGGCCGACGGGTTCGGGCACGGTGCCGTACCGGTGGCCCGGGCCGCGCTGGCGGCCGGCGCGAGCTGGCTCGGGGTGACCTCGGCCGGCGAGGCGCTGGCGCTGCGCGCGGCGGGTCTCACCGCGCCCGTGCTGAGCTGGCTGCACCGTCCGGACGACGACTTCGGCCGGCTGATCGGCGCCGACGTCGACCTCGGGGTCTCGACCGTGCCGCACCTGCACTCGATCGCCGAGGCGGCGCGCCGGTCGGGCCGGCCCGCGACGGTCCAGCTCAAGGCCGACACCGGACTGTCCCGCAACGGCGCCAACCGCGACGACTGGCCGGAGCTGGTCGACTGGGCCCGCAAGTACGAGGTCGAGGGGACCGTCCGGGTCCGGGGGGTCTGGTCGCACCTGGCCGGCGCGGAGACGCCGGAGGGTCGGGGCGTCGGCCGGCAGGTGGCGGCCTTCGAGGAGGCACTGCGGATCGCCCGGGCGGCGGGACTGCGACCGGATCTGGCCCACCTGGCGAACTCGGCGGCGGCGCTGGCCGCCCCGGCGACCCGGTACGACCTCTGCCGGATCGGACTGGCGCTCTACGGCGTCGACCCGTTCGGCGCCCCCGGCGCCGGGGTGTACCGGCTGCGGGCCGCGATGACCCTGCGTTCCACGGTGGTGAACGTCAAGCGGGTGCCGGCCGGTACCGGCGTCTCCTACGGGCCGGACCGGGTGACCGAGCGGGCGACGACGCTGGCGCTGCTGCCGCTCGGCTACGCGGACGGGCTGCCCCGGACCGCCGAGGGGCGTGCCGAGGTGTGGCTGGCCGGCACCCGGCGACCGATCGTCGGGCGGATCGCGATGGACCAGTGCGTGGTCGACGCCGGGGAGCTGCCGGTGGCGCTCGGCGACCCGGTGGTGCTCTTCGGCCCGGCCCGGGCGGGCTTCGGCTGGCCGACGGCGGCCGAGTGGGCGGGGTGGGCCCGGACCAGCCCGCACGAGATCCTGACCGGCATCGGCGCCCGGGTCGCCCGCCGGTACCGACCGGCGAGGCCGGCAGCGGAATGA
- a CDS encoding D-alanine--D-alanine ligase family protein — protein sequence MSIRLAVLYGGRSGEHEVSRRSAASILAHLDRDAYRVTRVLVERDGRWQVDGVPVTLSAALRVLTAQDVVFPAMHGPYGEDGNVQSMLDWLGVPYVGNGVFASAAGMDKAVTKKLLGAEGLRVTTGVTLRDGEYLSQAEQQRLGLPVFVKPARAGSSLGVSRVDQWWQLPAALRLAREADPKVLVERAVPGREIDVGVLQYPDGRVEAGPPLEIGVPPSVAFFDHAAKYDGGAVFQIPAPLDAATTRLLQDRALRAFHALGCRGLLRVDFFLPADDLPTDDLADDDLADGGSAEPVVNEVNTFPGFTDASQYPRIWARAGIAFPRLLDILIDGARNATAAR from the coding sequence ATGAGTATCCGGCTGGCGGTGCTGTACGGCGGGCGCAGCGGCGAGCACGAGGTGTCCCGCCGTTCGGCGGCGAGCATCCTCGCCCACCTCGACCGGGACGCCTACCGGGTGACCCGGGTACTCGTCGAGCGGGACGGCCGGTGGCAGGTCGACGGCGTACCCGTCACGCTGTCGGCGGCGCTGCGGGTGCTCACCGCCCAGGACGTGGTCTTCCCGGCCATGCACGGCCCGTACGGCGAGGACGGCAACGTCCAGTCGATGCTGGACTGGCTCGGTGTGCCGTACGTCGGTAACGGAGTCTTCGCCAGCGCGGCCGGAATGGACAAGGCGGTGACCAAGAAGCTGCTCGGTGCCGAGGGGCTGCGGGTCACCACCGGCGTGACGCTGCGGGACGGCGAGTACCTGTCGCAGGCCGAACAGCAGCGGCTGGGCCTGCCGGTCTTCGTCAAGCCGGCCCGGGCGGGCTCCAGCCTCGGCGTGTCCCGGGTCGACCAGTGGTGGCAACTGCCGGCCGCGCTCCGGCTGGCCCGCGAGGCCGATCCGAAGGTGCTGGTCGAGCGGGCCGTACCCGGCCGGGAGATCGACGTCGGCGTACTCCAGTACCCGGACGGACGGGTCGAGGCGGGGCCGCCGCTGGAGATCGGCGTGCCGCCGAGCGTCGCCTTCTTCGACCACGCCGCGAAGTACGACGGTGGGGCCGTCTTCCAGATTCCGGCCCCGCTCGACGCCGCCACCACCCGGCTGTTGCAGGACCGGGCGCTCCGGGCCTTCCACGCGCTCGGCTGCCGGGGGCTGCTCCGGGTCGACTTCTTCCTGCCCGCCGACGACCTGCCCACCGACGACCTGGCCGACGACGACCTGGCCGACGGCGGCTCGGCGGAGCCGGTGGTCAACGAGGTGAACACCTTCCCCGGCTTCACCGACGCGTCGCAGTACCCGCGGATCTGGGCCCGGGCCGGGATCGCCTTCCCGAGGCTGCTCGACATCCTGATCGACGGCGCCCGGAACGCCACGGCCGCCCGATGA
- a CDS encoding HAMP domain-containing sensor histidine kinase has translation MLSPLRWPPGLRVRLLLAFVSLGLTTTAVVAGAGYVRARNVILQTAQDAAVVTLKEQITQLAPIRTLPPSQADLDAIAAELSGRDDTAIAAYQGRSSAPDQVSAVLPPELRSAVGSGRVVWQRQTAQGFPYLVIGTQVMLSLPDGTARPSGLEIYRLHSLEAEQRSIDRLAASAWSTGALSLALAVVLALLAARGVLRPVRELDRAARRLGDGDLSTRLAVRGSDELARVADTFNHTAQRLERQVGELRRMEADARRFVADVSHELRTPLAAMTAVTDVLDEEAPRLPGDAGRAARLVSQETQSLTRLVDDLIEVSRFDSGTAALALDDVDVPSAVRATLRARGWTERVVADLPPDTRARLDPRRLDVILANLVGNALRHGAPPVTVRLRAEPDWIVLTVGDRGPGLDPLVLPHVFDRFYKADSARSRSEGSGLGLAIAWENARLHRTGAERGSLVAGNDPAGGAVFTLRLPRRCTDPAPAVADRTGSDGGRP, from the coding sequence GTGCTGAGCCCGCTGCGGTGGCCGCCGGGCCTGCGGGTCCGGCTGCTGCTCGCCTTCGTCTCGCTCGGCCTGACCACCACGGCGGTGGTGGCCGGCGCCGGCTACGTCCGGGCCCGTAACGTCATCCTGCAAACGGCCCAGGACGCGGCCGTCGTCACGTTGAAGGAGCAGATCACCCAGCTCGCCCCGATCCGGACCCTGCCACCGAGCCAGGCCGATCTCGACGCCATCGCGGCGGAACTCTCCGGCCGCGACGACACCGCGATCGCCGCGTACCAGGGGCGCAGTTCCGCGCCCGACCAGGTCTCCGCGGTACTTCCGCCGGAGTTGCGCAGCGCGGTCGGCAGCGGCCGGGTCGTCTGGCAGCGGCAGACCGCGCAGGGCTTCCCGTACCTGGTGATCGGGACCCAGGTCATGCTCAGCCTGCCGGACGGAACAGCACGACCGTCCGGGCTGGAGATATACCGCCTGCACAGCCTGGAGGCCGAGCAGCGCAGCATCGACCGGCTCGCCGCGTCGGCCTGGTCGACCGGCGCGCTGTCGCTGGCGCTCGCCGTCGTGCTGGCGCTGCTCGCCGCCCGGGGCGTACTGCGGCCGGTCCGGGAACTCGACCGGGCCGCCCGCCGGCTCGGCGACGGCGACCTGAGCACCCGGCTGGCCGTACGCGGCTCCGACGAACTGGCCCGCGTCGCGGACACCTTCAACCACACCGCCCAGCGGCTGGAACGGCAGGTCGGCGAGTTGCGCCGGATGGAGGCGGACGCCCGGCGCTTCGTCGCCGACGTCTCGCACGAACTGCGTACCCCGCTGGCCGCGATGACCGCGGTCACCGACGTACTCGACGAGGAGGCACCCCGGCTGCCCGGCGACGCGGGCCGGGCCGCCCGGCTGGTCAGCCAGGAGACGCAGAGCCTGACCCGGCTGGTCGACGACCTGATCGAGGTGAGCAGGTTCGACAGCGGCACCGCCGCACTCGCCCTCGACGACGTCGACGTGCCGTCGGCGGTACGCGCGACACTGCGCGCCCGGGGCTGGACCGAGCGGGTGGTGGCCGACCTGCCGCCGGACACCCGGGCCCGGCTCGACCCCCGCCGGCTGGACGTGATCCTGGCGAACCTGGTCGGCAACGCGCTGCGGCACGGCGCCCCGCCGGTGACGGTACGGCTGCGCGCCGAGCCGGACTGGATCGTCCTGACGGTCGGCGACCGTGGCCCGGGGCTGGACCCGCTGGTGCTGCCGCACGTCTTCGACCGCTTCTACAAGGCGGACAGCGCCCGGAGCCGCTCCGAGGGCAGTGGTCTCGGTCTCGCCATCGCCTGGGAGAACGCCCGGCTGCACCGGACCGGCGCCGAGCGGGGCAGCCTGGTGGCCGGGAACGATCCGGCCGGCGGCGCGGTGTTCACGCTCCGCCTGCCGCGCCGCTGCACCGATCCGGCGCCGGCCGTCGCCGACCGGACCGGTTCCGACGGGGGGCGTCCGTGA
- a CDS encoding response regulator transcription factor, with amino-acid sequence MSRVLLIEDHQTVRDGLQLALTRQGHTVDAVATGEQGLARLGTDTADVVVLDLMLPGMDGFEVCRRIRSAGDLPIIMLTARNDDIDVVAGLEAGADDYVVKPVQARVLEARIRAVLRRTGGEPRRPGPEPTVQRYGALTIDRSALVISKAGVPIGLAPTELRLLLELSGTPGRVLSRQQLLEAVWEHGYLGDSRLVDACVQRLRAKIEDDSAAPVYVQTVRGFGYRFGPL; translated from the coding sequence ATGTCTCGGGTGCTGTTGATCGAGGACCATCAGACGGTGCGCGACGGCCTCCAGTTGGCCCTGACCCGGCAGGGGCACACCGTGGACGCCGTGGCCACCGGCGAGCAGGGGCTGGCCCGGCTGGGTACGGACACCGCCGACGTCGTCGTCCTGGACCTCATGCTGCCCGGGATGGACGGCTTCGAGGTGTGCCGCCGGATCCGGTCGGCCGGCGACCTGCCGATCATCATGCTCACCGCCCGCAACGACGACATCGACGTGGTGGCCGGGCTGGAGGCCGGTGCCGACGACTACGTGGTCAAGCCGGTGCAGGCCCGGGTACTCGAGGCGCGGATCCGCGCGGTGCTGCGGCGGACCGGCGGCGAACCCCGGCGCCCGGGCCCGGAGCCGACGGTGCAGCGGTACGGCGCGCTGACCATCGACCGGTCGGCGCTGGTAATCAGCAAGGCCGGGGTGCCGATCGGCCTCGCCCCGACCGAACTGCGGCTGCTGCTCGAACTCTCCGGCACGCCGGGCCGGGTGCTCAGCCGGCAGCAACTGCTGGAGGCGGTCTGGGAGCACGGCTACCTCGGCGACTCCCGACTGGTCGACGCCTGTGTGCAACGGTTGCGGGCGAAGATCGAGGACGACTCCGCCGCCCCGGTCTACGTGCAGACCGTCCGCGGCTTCGGATACCGGTTCGGCCCGTTGTGA
- a CDS encoding phosphatase PAP2 family protein, with translation MHPVSPYPSTTPPGPPARSDRRPAPAAREPARRLRRAALGYLLAFVLTAVGFVGTGAGQLLDGTLLPRAERGGGYEQPTELVEPARAVLAWFGDPAVLGLLLVAVLLLGLLGRRPWAGVVGVGLVGASVVAAGVAKQVILRPELGVADSTTHNSFPSGHVAAAMALLLAVLLVLPAPARGWCAAPGAVGVCTVAACTMIAGWHRFSDVLGGVLLAAALFCLAAAVLARPRRDTGAASAAVEVGSFGLLGGVPLLALLALLAGVPAYPADTVTGGAGGLFVAIVAGSGFVALVVATVLVLLRPVDFARPAPGRGPAPGREPGPGAESDSSAAGVRSVPQIMIDKATSTGMQ, from the coding sequence GTGCATCCGGTATCGCCGTACCCGTCAACGACACCGCCGGGACCTCCGGCCCGGTCCGACCGCCGGCCGGCGCCCGCCGCCCGGGAGCCGGCCCGCCGGCTGCGCCGCGCCGCCCTCGGGTACCTGCTCGCGTTCGTGCTGACCGCCGTCGGGTTCGTCGGCACCGGTGCGGGGCAGTTGCTCGACGGCACGCTGCTGCCCCGGGCCGAGCGGGGCGGCGGGTACGAGCAGCCGACCGAGCTGGTCGAGCCGGCACGGGCCGTACTGGCCTGGTTCGGCGACCCGGCGGTGCTGGGCCTGCTGCTCGTCGCCGTACTGCTGCTCGGTCTGCTCGGTCGGCGGCCCTGGGCCGGGGTGGTCGGCGTGGGCCTGGTCGGCGCCTCGGTGGTCGCCGCGGGCGTCGCCAAGCAGGTGATCCTGCGGCCGGAACTCGGGGTGGCCGACTCGACGACGCACAACAGTTTCCCCAGCGGTCACGTCGCGGCGGCGATGGCGCTGCTCCTGGCGGTGCTGCTGGTGCTTCCCGCGCCGGCCCGGGGATGGTGTGCCGCCCCGGGGGCGGTGGGCGTCTGCACGGTCGCCGCCTGCACCATGATCGCGGGGTGGCACCGGTTCAGTGACGTCCTCGGCGGGGTGCTGCTGGCGGCGGCGCTGTTCTGCCTGGCCGCCGCCGTGCTGGCCCGGCCGCGCCGGGACACCGGTGCCGCTTCGGCCGCCGTCGAGGTCGGGTCCTTCGGGCTGCTCGGCGGGGTGCCACTGCTGGCGCTGCTGGCGCTGCTGGCCGGCGTGCCGGCGTACCCCGCCGACACCGTGACCGGCGGTGCCGGCGGGCTCTTCGTCGCGATCGTGGCCGGAAGCGGATTCGTCGCCCTGGTCGTCGCCACCGTGCTGGTCCTGCTGCGCCCGGTGGATTTCGCCCGCCCCGCCCCCGGTCGCGGCCCCGCCCCCGGTCGCGAGCCCGGACCGGGCGCGGAATCGGACAGTTCGGCAGCGGGGGTCCGATCCGTGCCACAAATCATGATCGACAAGGCAACTTCGACGGGAATGCAATAG
- a CDS encoding helix-turn-helix transcriptional regulator produces MTGRGTGALAVGRAVPLLVRWGVSADADLVYRCLVTFGSRSTGDIAASLGLAARRVREALDELAEADLVAPSAAPSGSGADAVTWRAVAAELAVATLRRRALRRAAPPVEGPAGLLRPGMVRPFPARRLPDREATRRRIAELVALERVEHLAMNPEEIFDTEALAIGAPLDIALLRRRIRLRSLGRAPADGDRSSRHATEFARLGGEYRETSRLPHKLMIFDRRVALVAVDPYGLHHGTWEVVEPAAVESFVSLFVRYWTEATDPRRNGVPEVVLTPREKALVALLAEGHTDSSAAKELGMSTRSVTYALRSLMDRLGVENRFQLGLALGAMQAASPPRNRPPVEGEDR; encoded by the coding sequence ATGACGGGCAGGGGCACGGGGGCGCTGGCCGTCGGGCGGGCGGTGCCGCTACTGGTCCGCTGGGGGGTCTCCGCCGATGCCGACCTGGTCTATCGCTGCCTGGTCACCTTCGGTTCCCGCAGCACCGGCGACATCGCCGCCAGTCTCGGACTCGCCGCGCGCCGGGTCCGCGAGGCGCTGGACGAGTTGGCCGAGGCCGACCTGGTCGCGCCGAGCGCCGCGCCGTCCGGCTCCGGGGCCGACGCGGTGACCTGGCGGGCCGTGGCGGCGGAGCTGGCGGTGGCGACGCTGCGACGCCGCGCCCTCCGGCGGGCCGCCCCGCCGGTCGAGGGCCCGGCCGGCCTGCTGCGACCGGGTATGGTCCGGCCGTTTCCGGCCCGGCGGCTGCCGGATCGCGAGGCGACCCGTCGGCGCATCGCCGAACTGGTGGCGCTGGAGCGGGTCGAGCACCTGGCGATGAATCCGGAGGAGATCTTCGACACCGAGGCGCTGGCGATCGGCGCCCCGTTGGACATCGCGCTGCTGCGGCGCCGGATCCGGCTGCGTTCGCTGGGCCGGGCGCCCGCCGACGGCGACCGGTCGTCGCGGCACGCGACGGAGTTCGCCCGGCTGGGCGGGGAGTACCGGGAAACCTCCCGGCTGCCGCACAAGTTGATGATCTTCGACCGCCGCGTCGCGCTGGTCGCCGTCGACCCGTACGGGCTGCACCACGGCACGTGGGAGGTCGTCGAACCCGCGGCGGTCGAGTCGTTCGTCTCGCTCTTCGTCCGGTACTGGACGGAGGCGACAGATCCACGCCGGAACGGAGTACCGGAGGTCGTGCTCACACCACGGGAGAAGGCGCTCGTCGCACTGCTCGCCGAGGGGCATACCGACAGCAGTGCCGCGAAGGAACTCGGCATGTCCACCCGCTCGGTCACCTACGCGCTGCGGTCCCTGATGGACCGGCTCGGGGTGGAGAACCGCTTTCAGCTCGGCCTCGCCCTCGGCGCGATGCAGGCGGCGAGCCCACCGAGGAACAGACCGCCCGTGGAGGGAGAAGACCGATGA
- a CDS encoding sulfatase, with translation MSLFTRFRQAQDQAPTTTADGPLPDGPLPDGHSEDDPTAAEGDGETAGGDDGAGPAADGAAADGGAEAAGGEAADGEAAERPRSLVRRIAAQVTTALAVLLVLFALTVGNRPEQFTPGTLARIPVEALLGLLLLLALRPGARRVAAVLGGVTLGLLGLLKLVDVGFYAVLARQFDPVLDWVLLDDAISFLTDSFGRAGAVGAAIVAVLLVVAVLVLMTLAVLRLTHLVTRHSVAATRTLVVLGAAWLACAVLGVQIVPGVPVAARNTAGLAHARAHQVRDGLRSQQEFTRQAAVDAFRDVPGDRLLTGLRGKDVLLVFVESYGRSAVEDPAIAPPVNAALDAGTRRLAAAGFGSRSAFLTSPTAGSGSWLAHSTFLSGLWIDNQQRYRNIVTTDRLTLTGAFRRADWRTVGIMPGVTRAWPEGELYDYQKVYDSRQLGYHGPKFSWATMPDQFVLAAFERYEHGTPERAPLMAGITLVSSHAPWTPLPQFVEWDDLGDGSVFAPMASQGEPKSALWGDRRKVRAEYGRSIAYSLNSLVSYVERYGDDDTVVVFLGDHQPSPVVTGTGASRDVPITIVAHDPAVLGRISRWGWQDGLKPGRQAPVWRMDAFRDRFLTAFGPRTAS, from the coding sequence TTGTCACTCTTCACGCGCTTCCGTCAGGCACAGGACCAGGCACCGACGACCACGGCGGACGGTCCGCTGCCGGACGGTCCGCTGCCGGACGGGCACTCCGAGGACGACCCCACCGCTGCCGAGGGTGACGGCGAGACCGCGGGCGGCGACGACGGTGCCGGCCCCGCTGCCGACGGAGCGGCGGCCGATGGCGGAGCGGAGGCGGCCGGCGGGGAGGCGGCCGACGGGGAGGCGGCAGAACGGCCCCGTTCGCTCGTGCGGCGGATCGCGGCGCAGGTGACGACCGCGCTCGCGGTGCTGCTCGTACTGTTCGCCCTCACCGTGGGCAACCGACCCGAGCAGTTCACCCCCGGCACGCTGGCGCGCATTCCGGTGGAGGCACTCCTCGGCCTCCTGCTCCTGCTCGCCCTGCGGCCGGGGGCGCGCCGGGTGGCGGCCGTACTCGGTGGCGTCACCCTCGGCCTGCTGGGCCTGTTGAAGCTCGTCGACGTCGGCTTCTACGCCGTACTCGCCCGGCAGTTCGACCCGGTCCTCGACTGGGTACTGCTGGACGACGCGATCTCGTTCCTCACCGACTCCTTCGGCCGGGCCGGCGCGGTCGGCGCGGCGATCGTGGCCGTACTGCTGGTGGTCGCGGTACTCGTGCTCATGACGCTGGCGGTGCTCCGCCTGACCCACCTGGTGACCCGGCACAGCGTCGCCGCGACCCGTACCCTCGTGGTGCTCGGCGCGGCCTGGCTCGCCTGTGCGGTGCTCGGGGTGCAGATCGTTCCCGGCGTACCCGTGGCGGCCCGGAACACGGCGGGCCTGGCACACGCCCGGGCGCACCAGGTCCGCGACGGCCTGCGCAGCCAGCAGGAGTTCACCCGGCAGGCCGCCGTGGACGCCTTCCGTGACGTCCCCGGTGACCGGCTGCTCACCGGCCTGCGCGGCAAGGACGTGCTGCTGGTCTTCGTGGAGAGCTACGGGCGCAGCGCCGTCGAGGATCCGGCGATCGCGCCGCCGGTCAACGCGGCGCTCGACGCCGGCACCCGGCGGCTGGCCGCCGCCGGCTTCGGCTCGCGCAGCGCCTTCCTCACCTCACCGACGGCGGGCAGCGGCAGCTGGCTGGCCCACTCCACCTTCCTGTCCGGTCTCTGGATCGACAACCAGCAGCGGTACCGCAACATCGTCACCACCGACCGGCTCACCCTCACCGGGGCCTTCCGCCGGGCGGACTGGCGCACCGTCGGCATCATGCCGGGCGTCACCCGGGCCTGGCCCGAGGGGGAGCTGTACGACTACCAGAAGGTCTACGACTCGCGGCAGCTCGGCTACCACGGCCCGAAGTTCAGCTGGGCCACCATGCCGGACCAGTTCGTCCTGGCCGCCTTCGAACGGTACGAGCACGGTACGCCGGAGCGGGCTCCGCTGATGGCGGGGATAACCCTGGTGTCGAGCCACGCGCCCTGGACGCCCCTTCCGCAGTTCGTGGAGTGGGACGACCTCGGCGACGGGTCGGTCTTCGCGCCGATGGCGAGCCAGGGGGAGCCGAAGAGCGCGCTCTGGGGCGACCGGAGGAAGGTGCGGGCCGAGTACGGGCGGTCCATCGCGTACTCGCTGAACAGCCTCGTCTCCTATGTGGAGCGGTACGGCGACGACGACACCGTGGTCGTCTTCCTCGGTGACCACCAGCCCTCGCCGGTGGTCACCGGTACCGGTGCCAGCCGGGACGTGCCGATCACCATCGTGGCGCACGACCCGGCCGTGCTGGGGCGGATCTCCCGGTGGGGCTGGCAGGACGGCCTGAAGCCCGGTCGGCAGGCCCCGGTCTGGCGGATGGACGCGTTCCGGGACCGCTTCCTGACCGCGTTCGGGCCCCGGACCGCCTCCTGA